The segment GTGTTTCTGAAGGCGTCGGCGAAACTTGGGCTGGAGCCGCGCCGCTGCGCCGTCGTCGAGGATTCGACCGCCGGCATCGAGGCGGCCGTGCGGGCGGGAATGGCGGCAATCGCGCTCGTGGGCACGGCCACGCGCGAAGCCCTCGCGGAGGCGGGCGCGGACCTCGTT is part of the Planctomycetota bacterium genome and harbors:
- a CDS encoding HAD-IA family hydrolase — its product is VFLKASAKLGLEPRRCAVVEDSTAGIEAAVRAGMAAIALVGTATREALAEAGADLVVASLRELTPDHISRLIDRAA